One part of the Dermacentor andersoni chromosome 2, qqDerAnde1_hic_scaffold, whole genome shotgun sequence genome encodes these proteins:
- the LOC126540042 gene encoding uncharacterized protein → MTREDHSGRRLARAEALARHYGHKHGVFYVDASGPYHGGWYTAAVVHQNTAVNGLTFRAHNITHAEVVAIALAAADQHSRVIITDSRGACRNIEQGHIPYLAYKILQNSDYLGAPSHRTIIWTPAHRGLEGNETADAVARALTFRASPSSPNDPDPEPNPAYTFKEIVQLYQSGHAIYPKPCKGLTKAEECILLRLYTKTLLCPAALKYFDPACTGECPHCGEKSSDIFHMVWECQKTPNLTPLPNPSREDWEAALLGCSDLTAQRALVERARAAADANGLP, encoded by the coding sequence ATGACACGAGAGGACCATAGTGGCAGACGCCTCGCGAGGGCGGAAGCCTTGGCTCGCCACTACGGACACAAACACGGAGTCttctacgtggacgcctccggcccgtaccatgggggttggtacacggccgcagtcgtccaccaaaacacAGCAGTAAACGGACTCACTTTCCGTGCACACAACATTACACACGCGGAGGTGGTTGCCATCGCGCTAGCCGCCGCAGATCAACACTCGCGGGTCATCATCACCGACTCGAGGGGTGCTTGCCGCAATATTGAGCAGGGGCACATACCGTACCTtgcctacaaaattttgcaaaacagCGACTATCTCGGTGCCCCATCCCACCGTACGATTATCTGGACTCCCGCTCACAGGGGCCTCGAAGGAAACGAGACGGCCGATGCCGTCGCCCGCGCGCTCACTTTCCGGgcatcaccttcgtcccccaaCGATCCGGACCCCGAACCCAATCCTGCCTATACTTTCAAAGAGATCGTTCAGCTCTACCAATCCGGCcatgccatctatcccaagccctgtaagggcctcacaaaggcggaggagtgcattctccttcgcctttataccaaaactctgctgtgcccggcagccttAAAATACTTTGACCCCGCTTGCACGggggagtgcccgcactgtggggaaaagtcctcagacattttccacatggtatgggaatgtcaaaAAACCCCAAATCTAACCCCCCTACCCAACCCttcccgggaggactgggaggcagccctgctcggctgctctgacctgacggcccaacgggccttggtcgagcgggcCCGGGCGGCGGCCGACGCCAATGGGCTCCCGTAA